Genomic window (Salvelinus alpinus chromosome 26, SLU_Salpinus.1, whole genome shotgun sequence):
GAAGGTGCTGATCAGGAAGGGTACACAGAAGAGAACCAGGGACATCTCTAAGCGTACCGGGAGAAGGGTAATAAGCTGGACATCATTGAAATTCCCATAGCAGGTAGTGTTGTCGGCATCTTTGTCTAATTGCATTACGAAGACAACACTGCAGTGTGCAAGGGACAGAATCCAGAAAACTACACAGGCCAACTGTGCGTGGACAACCCTGCCTGGTGCTGTGAACCTTACGGGATACGCCACGCTGAGGAAGCGCTCCACACTCACCGCGGTCAGGAGGAGGGTGCTGTTGTAGATAGTTGAGAAGAACAGGAAACCAGTGACTGGACACAGAAAGTAAGGAAGGGTCCAGTTAAAATCATCAACAACCTCCTTCATCTTGAAGGGCAGGAAAGCAAGGAAGATGAGGTCAGAGATAGTCAGGTTGAGTAGCAGGATGTCGATGGGGGCAGGTTTGCGACGCACCTTTCGGCAAAAGGTACAGAATGCCAGGATGTTGGCAGGTACCCCGATCAGGAAGGTGGTGATGTAGACGAACAGCGCAAAGCTGCATGAAATGTAATCTGCTGGCCTCATATTGGCAGGTACTGTTAGCGTTGTTGTCACTacaagagagagaagagcatcATGAAATACTGACATTTCAACCCAAAACTATTGGGAGACAGCTATCTGAACGGAATTGCCCAACTAACATCTCAGATGACATTGTTGTCTCATTCACTTCCTGTCATTACTTTATTACCATGGAGATGCACCACAAAACAGTTATGCTACTTCTATAATGACTGTTCATTATTTCTAGTCACACAAAAAGGGCATTCTTAAAATGAACTAAGCTACGAGGTTATTTCCCCATAGTGCACACCCTGTTGTGTACTGTTTCATTAGCAAATCCTCTAGTGTCCATAGTTAAACGTATGAATATATAAACGGAATATTCAGAATATCCTAACCTTAGTTATCAATTATTACAGGGGATACATTTGCCCCTTGCACTtttactctttaaaaaaaaaaaatgttatggaCATTTTAAAATGCACATTCTTCTTAGATTGAGGCCTCAAAATATCGAACCCACTTTATTCTTGTGTATGCTTCCCAGCATAGTTTGTACTGTAGTAGTAATGCTTGTTGTCTGTTGAGAATACCGATCAATCGCGCACTCTAGGAACCAATGTCTCGTACTGGAATTCTCTTACTGGAGTTGCAAGTGTGGTAAACTTCGTCAACATAACACAATAAAGCCCCTCTGGGATGAATAAAGTTGTATTCAATTGAAAAGTACTACTCTAAATGACACCACAATTAGACACAAAAAAGGGGACTTCAACACAATATGGGACCCCTTCTTGACCAAACCTTGCAAATTCCCTGAAGTGTCAAAATCATTTTAATTCTTTATTTTCATTAAAGGAGCATTTGTCTTATTTGCAGCATATTTAACAAAGGCATGCATAAAAGACATACACATTACGGTACAGGTCATTTGCATTACACAAAAAATGTGACCCCATACTAAGATATTACATGGTAGATTTATAATTGCACAGTTCTGCATGAGTAACAACGTATTTTTTTAATTGAAGTGTTTGAAGACTATTTTCAGTATCTCTTGTACAAAGGTCATGGATAACGGCTATGG
Coding sequences:
- the LOC139554494 gene encoding free fatty acid receptor 3-like → MSVFHDALLSLVVTTTLTVPANMRPADYISCSFALFVYITTFLIGVPANILAFCTFCRKVRRKPAPIDILLLNLTISDLIFLAFLPFKMKEVVDDFNWTLPYFLCPVTGFLFFSTIYNSTLLLTAVSVERFLSVAYPVRFTAPGRVVHAQLACVVFWILSLAHCSVVFVMQLDKDADNTTCYGNFNDVQLITLLPVRLEMSLVLFCVPFLISTFCYVNFIRILSRLPNISQHRRLRAIGLALGTLLVFALCFGPYNVSHMVGIMQNKVPTWRNNAILLTTFNACLDPIVFYFSSSAIRSTLNLKRIKAKLNPKATAAHAGNTPDPMDSTHSSSQRFVAAAKRGTNYTPR